CTTTTCTTCTCTTTTTTAGGCAAAATTGGGGAAAGACTTATGGAAGCGGAATCCTCTCGACCTCTATTCGATCCCACGTTGGATACTCCTCGACTATGTAGAACTTTACGTCCCCTTCTATTGCATCGGCAAGCTCTTCTGCAACCTCTATGGGCATTTCAATCCGTCCTTTCTTTGTATTTATGTAGAGCCACTCCTCTGGAACCTCCGCTTCATTTACAAGCAAATTGTAGAGCTCTATTAGGTCATCGTACTCCGCAATCCCGAACCTTAAGGTTCCCTCTTCCGTGATTTCCATATAGGGTTTGGCGACGTTTTTTGCCATTCTTTTAAGCCTGTTTCTCAGCTGAACAGCGTCCTTAAGCTTGGCTGTGCATAGGTGGTAGTTCAGGGAGGTGTTCTCTTCTCCCCATTCGAGGATTTTCAAGCCCAGTTCAAGGCTTCCCGCTATAGCTGAACTTTCGTTGCTAACAGTTCTAAGTCCTCTTGAGAGGAGGGCATCTAAATTGGTCTCACTGAATTCAAGTTCATTTATGTTGAGAAACCTCGCTTCACGGGCGTCTAAAAACTCGGCGAACCACTTAATCCTTTCTTCCTGCCCCGGAACACTCGGCACTTCTCCGCCTACATCCCAATCAAAATCAAAAGCATTCTTTATGTTCTCAAGCTCTTTCTGGAAAATCCTTGAGTTGGGATTAAAAAGATCCGGGTGGAAGCGTATTTCATCCAAACCCGCTGAGTAGAGCTTTTCAAGGTTCTCTCTTGTGGCCAATGCTCCAGTGGTGTAGAGGTGGATGTGGAACTTCTCTCCAAAGTTTTCTTTTAGGGCTTTTATATATTCCACAGTTCTGTCTATCCTCGAGAGGGGATCTCCTCCAGTAACTCCTGCACCCAAGGCCTCTTGGATTTTGGCCTCTTCTATTATGTCGTCAAGACTCTTTATCGGTCTTTCATTTGCATAGCTTACATCCCCTCTCCTCCAGGGACTTAGGGGGCAGTAGAAGCAATCTCTGGGACAAACTCCGGTTGTAAAGAGCACCAACTTTGCTCCCTGAACGCAGAGCTTGCACCCTTCCGGAAGCTCCCCAACTACATACGAATAATACTCGGTTCCTTTCATGGTTCCTCCCTACATGCAGATTCTTTAAAAACCTTTGCTACGCAACATCGACCTGCTCGTGTGTTGGCAGTCCCCTCTTGTGTTTGAGAAGTAACTCATAAAAGAATTCTTTCATCTCCGGGCTCATATTGTCATCTAAAAGCAGATCCGCTTTTCCATTATAGCTCTTCTCGGCTTCTCTAATAAGTGTGTGAAGGGCTGGCAAAAGATGGTTTATCAACGCCCTCACAAGCTCTGGATAAGCATCCTCGTCAATTACTTCATCGCTTTCTAAGCCGAGATAAATCACGTATCCCCTCATCTGGACTGCCAGCACAAACTCATTGTCTGCAATCTCAACAAAAGAAAAATTATAGCTCCTTGAGTCTGTTTTTGCTATCATAACCCCTCTTACAGATAACGTCACCACTTCATCGTCAACCTCAAAGAGCAAATCCTTTGCAAGTTCTCTCTGGGCTATTGCATAGAGGTTTATCATTCGACCACCTCCACAATCTCACCGTTTCCGGGTGGCAGGATTTGCATTAACTCATCAAGATCCACTTTGTATCCCCACTTCTCGAAAATTTTAGCTATTTTTTTGGCAAGTTCGCTCTTTTTTGTTCTTCCCGGGCGGATAATGATGTACCTATCCGTATGAGCCCTAACTGCATCAACAGGCCCACACATTGGGAGCTTCTCTCCTTCATACTCCACTATTCCGATGGCGAGCTTTAGAGGAATTCCGTGATACCAGTTTCTCTTTCCATAAACCATGAACGCACCTTTGCCAAGATACTCTCCGCTTGGAGCTTTCTTTGTAACTTGATTTGGATACGCCCAGTAGGCATCTGCTGAGTAAACGCCTTCACTCCATGCTTTTGACATTGAAACGGCAAACTGACATGCCTCAAATATGGTCTTTTCACTCGCTTTCTGTCCGTCTTTGAGTACAACGTGAGGCGCTCCGTGAACATCAGCGTGACAATACAAGTCATTTTCGTTCATATGCTTTTTAACTACCATCTCATTGGTCGTTGCATCCTTCCCCCCTATAATGAGAAATCCTTCGCTGCTTATGAACCATCTAAACTTTTCAAACCACTTCTTCTTTCTTTTTTCAAGCTTTTTGACTTTAAGTTCCTTTTCTCTCTCTTCCTCAATCAGCTTTTCAATTTCTTGAATTTTTTTCAGTGTGTCTTCGTAAGCTTTTCTTGCTCCTTCCAGCTTGTGCTTGGCTTTTTTAGCTTCCTCATAATAAATCTCGGCATTTTCTCCTACGCTCCTGTTGAGGTAGAGCTTTACCTTTTTACTTTCAAGTTCGATCGTTACGGCCTTCTCTTTTGGATCTACATCTTTTATCATCTGAGCTACTTTATTGCTCGATTTTCTACCTTCTTCTATTCTTTTCTTGAATTCCTCCCACCCAAGCTTTTCAACTGCCTTTGAAAGCTCCTTGAGGAGATTTTCCACAAAGGTGAAGTTTGCATAGATTAAGTCACCAATCTCCTGATTTTCCTGCATTTGCCTCTCAAAACCTTTTATCATTTCTTCTTGCTTTCTAAGAGTAACCTCCAACCCTCTCTTTTTTTCCTGAAGCTTTTTGGTTCTCTCAATTTTTGCACTCTCAATGAGGATCTTTCCAAAATACTCATCTAAAGCCTCGCTGAAAGTCTCGAAGAATTTTTTTTCATAGCCTTCATACCACTTGAGCTCGATTGGAAGGACATCTATGGGTGTGGAGTCTTTATATACTATGTTTGGCTTCTTTGGAGCGTTAAATACCTCTCTCATCTTTTCAAAAATCAGCTTAAGTTCTTCTTCGCTCAGCTCATTTGCTTTCTTTTTCTTGTCAATTTCAGCTCTCAGAAGAATTTCTTCTGCGTAGAGACCTCCCATGTTCATTTTTCTTGCCAATGCCCTTACAATCTCAACGTCTTCTCCTTTAATTAATTCAACGAATCTCTCCCAGCTCACTTCTATGGGACTTTCCCTAGCTGGGGGAAGTTTATACTCATGCTTTGGTTTTATTGCTCTGTCTTTAAATTCTTCATAACTTAAAGCGCCAATGATAATGTTGTTTTCATCAACCAAAACTATGTTTCCTCTTCTAAAGAGCTCAGCTATGAGAGTATAGTTCCCAACCTTAATCTTCACAATCCTGTCAAAGTCATGCTGCTCAATATTATCAAAAAAGCCTCCACTTAGGTGTTTGCGGAGAAGCATCGTGAAAGATGAGGGCATCTTTGGAGCTTCTTTTATGTAGCTTGTCAAGTGAATTCTTTTGCCAGCCTCAATTATTAGCTCTTTTCTCCCTTCTCCTGCTTTATGGAGCTTAATCCTAATCTCACTCCCGTCATGATAAATCTTGTCAATTCTCGCACCTTTAAGAGACTTAAGCTCTTCAACTATGTATTTGATGTCAACGCTGCTCATTTCTTCTTTCATTAGTCTCACCTGAGGACGTTTATCTCGATAGTTTTTAAACTATATTGCAACTTGCCTTTCATGCCATAGCCAATTATTTTCTGGTAGGTTCTTTGGCGGTCTTCCGCTTTAACAGGAGAACTAAAATGATTTTGGAATACATTTAGAGGGATACTGTCAGGATAAGCATTGGAGTGTCGGGTTTAAATCCCAGACACCACCACAGAAGAAGAAAGGGAGGAAATATGCAAGCTGAAACCATTATTCACCATTTACTCCCTTAAAACCCCTTCACCTCAACAAAATCCCACCAGAAAAGAAAGTCAGGACGGTAGAATTATTGCAAGGCTTAAGCTACAGACAGACCCAGAATCCTTGGAATTAGTCACACAAGAGCCGAAGCAGTTCAAAAAATAGCGGAAGCAATCTACCAGCCAAAACTCCTCGCAGTCAAAAAACAGAGAAACTTCATTGCAGTTGAGGAAACAATAATAAAAATCAACGGGAGGAAAAGATTCCTCTGGGCTGCAATTGACGTTGAGGGCAAGGGGTTTTAGCAATCTGGATTGCAACCCTTAGAAACTGATAGGTCGCCAGGGATTTCATTCTGGTTGTTTTAAAGTCATGTGAGGGGCAGCCTGTCTTTCTGGTTGATAATGCTAGGGTACAAGCCAGCGTTTAAGAGTTTGGGGTTGGGTTATCTGCTGTGACTTTCGGGCCGAGGAATTGTGTTGAGCGCTGGTTTGGGACGTTGAAAGGGGTACGAAGCTTTTCTGGAATAATTTCAGGGGTAAAGAGTGGAAAGCTCAGAAGTTTGTTTTTCTGTTTGCCTTCTGGTATAATTTTGTTAGGTTTCATTCTGGTTTTAAGGTCATCCGGTGATTTTACTGAGTGGCTTCGGGAGGTGATGCCACGGTTATCCTGACAGTATCAGCAAAATAACCGAAAGGTTTTAATAACCAATGTGCAATATATGGTGGAAAATTTTTAGTTACGAATTCTTACTTAAATTGGAGGTGATGGAAATGAGCGAGGAAATGATCCAACAGATTATCCAAGTTCTGAAAGAGCAGGTTGTTCAAGATACAATCGTCCCAAGAAATATTAGGAAGGCTGCTGAACAGGCAATTGAAGTCCTAATGGATACAAGCAAGGATCCAACCGTGAGAGCCGCGGATGCTATTGCTATTCTTGAGGAGATTAGCGAGGATCCAAACATGCCAATGCACACAAGAACTATAATCTGGGAAGTATTGGGCGCTTTGGAGCAGGTTAAATGATTTGCTTGCCTTTTTCTTTTAGATACCATAGCTTTGCACTTTCTTCTACCAATTCCGCTTTGTAATAAGCTTCCCTTAAGCTTTTTCCGACGGTCACTATTCCATGATTCTGTAAAATAACTGCATCGTAATGTTCTATATACTTTGCAGTCTCTTTAGCCAATTCCCAGCTTCCGGCTGGTTTGAACTCAGCTATGGGAATCTTTTTCAGGTATATCTCAGCCTCGGGTGTTATTATGGGGAGTTCTTCACTAAGCAACGTGGATGCAACTATCGAATAAGGGGGATGGAGATGGACTATAGCTCTTATATCCCCTCTCCGCTTGTAGCCTTCAACATGAAGTTTCCATTCCGAAGAAGGCTTTACTAAGCTTAGGACGTTCCCATCAAGGTCAATTATGGCTATTTGCTCTTGCGTAAGTTCACCCATAACAGACCCAGTTGCCTTTATGAAGATTTTTCCGTTGAAAAGAACACTCAAATTTCCTCCAAATGCCGCGGTTAGCCCTCTTTCGTGAGCCAGTCTGGAGTACTTAACAAGCATCTCCTTAACAATTCTGCTCATTTTTTCACCACCTTTACTCCAAAACCGCAGGAGCTACAGTGGGCAATTCCCCCTTGCCACACAAGTCCATCGGCTCCACATATAGGGCACACCCCAAGTTTGCCACTTTCTTTCCATGCCTCATAGGTTTTCTCACTTATTACAAGAAAGATGTTCTCCTTTTCCTTTTCAAAATGTCCCAAAACTGGGGCACTTTTTAGTTCAAAAGTTTCCGCATCTATTATGACCGGCTCTATGCCAATGTTTCCTTCAAATTCGAGCTCATTAGCCGGCATTATATCAACTATATAGGCATCGAGTGTTTTGTCTTGATACACCATGAGCTCTAGAGCGTCGCTTAAATCTCCGGAGGAGGAGAATATATCAACGGTTATATACTTTGCAGATGGAATCAAAAGGGCGAAAACGTACTTAGAGCGGAAGAGGGCAAGTCCCCTTCCCAAACAAACCTCCTCGAGACCAAGAGATGTCAATATTCTTCGAAAATCCTCGCCCTCTGGCATTTTCTTTTCTTGTAATATCTGATCTTTAATTTTTTCCGCGAGGGGCATTGCTATCATTATAGGTTCGTAAAGTATCATTGGCCTCACCATAGAAAAGTGGTAATCTCGGCTTTTAGATTTTGTTGTCACAAGAGATTTGGTGCGGGGGCGGGGATTTGAACCCCGGAACCCCTACGGGAGTGGATCTTGAGTCCACCGCCTTTGACCAGGCTCGGCAACCCCCGCTTTCTGTACATTTTCTCTATACACCAATTCGGTTTTAAAAACCTTATGGTCTCAAAGTTTTATTATAAGCTCTGTTGCTTCCTGTTTTGTTATGAGTTATAAGTTATAACTTACAAGTGATAAGTTATAAGTTTAGAAGTTTGGGATAAAAAAGCATCATCTTTCCATTCTTTTAACGCCATCCTTAGTGCCAACAAGAACGATATCCGCTATATCAGCAAAGATGCCGTTTTCGACAACTCCCGGGATGTTGTTCAGCTCAATCTCCATGTCAAGAGGATCTTCTATCCTTTCGAATTTTGCATCGAGGATAAAGTTCCCGTTGTCAGTTATCACAGGCCCGTCTTTTTTAACGCCCATCCTAAGCTCAGCCTTTGCATTGAAGACTTCAAGCTCTTCTTTTATAGCCCTCCATGCTGCAGGGATGACTTCTATGGGGACTGGCATTTTCTGGCCAAGGTATTCCACGAGCTTGCTCTCATCAACGAGCACTATAAACGTTCCAGCCCTGTACTCAATGATCTTTTCCATAGTTAATGCTGCACCCCTTCCCTTGATGAGATTGAGATGGGGATCAACTTCGTCTGCACCGTCAATTGCGATGTCAATTGCATCAACTTCATCAAGAGCCACAACGGGGACGCCGTTCTCAAGGGCCAAGAGGCGGGACTGATGAGAGGTGGGAATGCCATAAACATCTTCAAGTTCCCCAGTCATAAGCATCTTTCCAAGCATTTGAATAAAATAAGCCGTTGTAGAGCCCGTGCCTAACCCGATTATCATATCATCGTCAATGAATTTCAGGGCCTCCTTAGCAACCATTCTTTTCATTTCTTCCATCCTTCATCCCTTCGTTATGTTGTAGAGGAGAGACTGATTTGAGTAAAATTTCGGTTCAGGCTGCAGGATGAGGTTATAGCTAAAAATCGTGAAGTACAGCCAGAACAGAAAGAATCCCCAAAAGCCCTTTCTAAGCAGAATTCTCTCATCTTTTAGCTCATCTGGAAGATCCTTAACAAGAGCGATGACCACCTTTGGTGAGAGCAGATAAATCAGCAAACCCGCGATGTAACCCATTTGAGCCTGAGTTGAGAGGATTCCACTCACTATCCCTGCTATTGTTCCAATTGCGTAAAATATGAGCGACATCTTGTTTTCAGCATTCACCCTCTATCACCTAAAACTTAGTTTAAGGATTCATTTAAAATACTTTCCATTACTCCTCAAAGTTCTCGAGCAGTCGCTCCCCTTTTTCAGTGAGCTTGTAGTAAACCCTTCTTCCCCTCTTGTACGCCTCTCCTATTAATCCAAGAGCCTCAAGTTCTTTTATGTGCTGATAAACTGCTTGATACTTCATTGGCTTTTCGAGGTTCTCCCAGATTTCATAGCCATACATGGGCTTCTCTCTTAGGAGCTTTAAAATTTCCAGCTTTGTCCCGCCAATTGAAAAACGCTCCCTCTCCTCTACATGGTAGCTCTTTAATCCCGAACCCGTAACTATCAAAGCTACTTTGTCCCCTTTTTCAAAATATCCACTTTCGTGGAGCTTTACCAAAGCCGGAATAACAACGGCCGAAGAATACTCAGCAAAGACACCCTCCTTAGCAAGAGCCCTTTCCCCAAAATCAAGCTCATCTTCCCTTACAACCACGGCCGTTCCATTGCTTTCTCTGACAGCTTTTATTGCAAGTTCCTTGTTTATTGGGTCTTTGACATATAACCCGAGGGCTTTGGTAAACTCCCTTCTGCTTTCTATCCCCAATATCTCAGCCGCTATTGGAGAGCAGTTTTCAGTTTGCACTGCAATTAGTTTGGGGAGCTCTTCAATAGCGCCAATTTCTAAAAGTTCCCTAAAACCCTTGTAGATGCTATAGATGTTGCTTCCACTTCCCGTTGGTACGATTACATGGGTTGGGTTTATCTCTTCCCATAGCTCAAAAGCGAGGGTTTTCTGTCCTTCAAGCCCGATTACATTGTTTTCGGGGGTTATGTCATAGAGACCGTTTAACCGGGAGAGTTCTCTAGCATATTCTATACACTCATCCACGCTCTCTCCATAGCGAATTATCTTAGCCCCAAAAGCTATCATCTGAATGAGTTTCCCTTTATCAACCTTCTTTGGCACGACAACAAAGGCCTCTTTATTGGCCCTAGCGGCGTAAGCTGCTAAGGAAGCTGCTGCATTGCCATCGCTGGCAACTATGAATCCATTGCCGGCATATGGCAGACCATATGAAACTCCTACCGTAGCAAGCCGATCCCTAAATG
The Thermococcus sp. 2319x1 DNA segment above includes these coding regions:
- a CDS encoding radical SAM protein produces the protein MKGTEYYSYVVGELPEGCKLCVQGAKLVLFTTGVCPRDCFYCPLSPWRRGDVSYANERPIKSLDDIIEEAKIQEALGAGVTGGDPLSRIDRTVEYIKALKENFGEKFHIHLYTTGALATRENLEKLYSAGLDEIRFHPDLFNPNSRIFQKELENIKNAFDFDWDVGGEVPSVPGQEERIKWFAEFLDAREARFLNINELEFSETNLDALLSRGLRTVSNESSAIAGSLELGLKILEWGEENTSLNYHLCTAKLKDAVQLRNRLKRMAKNVAKPYMEITEEGTLRFGIAEYDDLIELYNLLVNEAEVPEEWLYINTKKGRIEMPIEVAEELADAIEGDVKFYIVEEYPTWDRIEVERIPLP
- the rqcH gene encoding ribosome rescue protein RqcH, with amino-acid sequence MKEEMSSVDIKYIVEELKSLKGARIDKIYHDGSEIRIKLHKAGEGRKELIIEAGKRIHLTSYIKEAPKMPSSFTMLLRKHLSGGFFDNIEQHDFDRIVKIKVGNYTLIAELFRRGNIVLVDENNIIIGALSYEEFKDRAIKPKHEYKLPPARESPIEVSWERFVELIKGEDVEIVRALARKMNMGGLYAEEILLRAEIDKKKKANELSEEELKLIFEKMREVFNAPKKPNIVYKDSTPIDVLPIELKWYEGYEKKFFETFSEALDEYFGKILIESAKIERTKKLQEKKRGLEVTLRKQEEMIKGFERQMQENQEIGDLIYANFTFVENLLKELSKAVEKLGWEEFKKRIEEGRKSSNKVAQMIKDVDPKEKAVTIELESKKVKLYLNRSVGENAEIYYEEAKKAKHKLEGARKAYEDTLKKIQEIEKLIEEEREKELKVKKLEKRKKKWFEKFRWFISSEGFLIIGGKDATTNEMVVKKHMNENDLYCHADVHGAPHVVLKDGQKASEKTIFEACQFAVSMSKAWSEGVYSADAYWAYPNQVTKKAPSGEYLGKGAFMVYGKRNWYHGIPLKLAIGIVEYEGEKLPMCGPVDAVRAHTDRYIIIRPGRTKKSELAKKIAKIFEKWGYKVDLDELMQILPPGNGEIVEVVE
- a CDS encoding UPF0147 family protein; this encodes MSEEMIQQIIQVLKEQVVQDTIVPRNIRKAAEQAIEVLMDTSKDPTVRAADAIAILEEISEDPNMPMHTRTIIWEVLGALEQVK
- a CDS encoding aldolase translates to MSRIVKEMLVKYSRLAHERGLTAAFGGNLSVLFNGKIFIKATGSVMGELTQEQIAIIDLDGNVLSLVKPSSEWKLHVEGYKRRGDIRAIVHLHPPYSIVASTLLSEELPIITPEAEIYLKKIPIAEFKPAGSWELAKETAKYIEHYDAVILQNHGIVTVGKSLREAYYKAELVEESAKLWYLKEKGKQII
- the rpiA gene encoding ribose-5-phosphate isomerase RpiA: MEEMKRMVAKEALKFIDDDMIIGLGTGSTTAYFIQMLGKMLMTGELEDVYGIPTSHQSRLLALENGVPVVALDEVDAIDIAIDGADEVDPHLNLIKGRGAALTMEKIIEYRAGTFIVLVDESKLVEYLGQKMPVPIEVIPAAWRAIKEELEVFNAKAELRMGVKKDGPVITDNGNFILDAKFERIEDPLDMEIELNNIPGVVENGIFADIADIVLVGTKDGVKRMER
- a CDS encoding pyridoxal-phosphate dependent enzyme, whose translation is MIKCPNCGREYKQIIPPKCSCGAFLEVSYDYSKVDVKRWKNRERGVWRYKELLPGVPKIISLKEGGTPLVKAKLGEELGIDVFIKDETRNPTGSFRDRLATVGVSYGLPYAGNGFIVASDGNAAASLAAYAARANKEAFVVVPKKVDKGKLIQMIAFGAKIIRYGESVDECIEYARELSRLNGLYDITPENNVIGLEGQKTLAFELWEEINPTHVIVPTGSGSNIYSIYKGFRELLEIGAIEELPKLIAVQTENCSPIAAEILGIESRREFTKALGLYVKDPINKELAIKAVRESNGTAVVVREDELDFGERALAKEGVFAEYSSAVVIPALVKLHESGYFEKGDKVALIVTGSGLKSYHVEERERFSIGGTKLEILKLLREKPMYGYEIWENLEKPMKYQAVYQHIKELEALGLIGEAYKRGRRVYYKLTEKGERLLENFEE